The proteins below come from a single Streptomyces sp. SCSIO 75703 genomic window:
- a CDS encoding NUDIX domain-containing protein, producing MGRTEYYNDPAAPKANTLIPASNLLVVDETGAILLQRRRDTGQWALPGGAQDIGETAAQCAVRECLEETGIIAEITGFLGVYTNPNHIVAYTDGEIRQQYENTYIGRPVGGAPTVNDEADGVRFVQPADLDQYDIHPSMRQQIGDYLAGTYPHLG from the coding sequence ATGGGCAGGACTGAGTACTACAACGACCCGGCCGCGCCGAAGGCGAACACCCTCATCCCGGCCAGCAATCTGCTCGTCGTCGACGAGACGGGTGCCATCCTCCTCCAGCGCCGCCGCGACACCGGACAGTGGGCGCTTCCCGGCGGAGCCCAGGACATCGGCGAGACCGCGGCCCAGTGCGCGGTCCGCGAGTGTCTGGAGGAGACCGGCATCATCGCGGAGATCACCGGCTTCCTCGGCGTCTACACCAACCCGAACCACATCGTCGCCTACACCGACGGCGAGATCCGCCAGCAGTACGAGAACACCTACATCGGGCGCCCCGTCGGCGGGGCGCCCACGGTCAACGACGAGGCCGACGGAGTCCGCTTCGTCCAGCCGGCCGACCTCGACCAGTACGACATCCACCCCAGCATGCGCCAGCAGATCGGCGACTACCTCGCCGGCACGTATCCCCACCTCGGCTGA